The following coding sequences lie in one Yoonia sp. G8-12 genomic window:
- a CDS encoding GNAT family N-acetyltransferase, whose protein sequence is MTRIVSFSGSGLDLGALHCAMLAAFSDYIVPLQPDADTFKVALSSRGFDPEASFVAVEDDEVIGFWNVATRNTKRYLIGSGTRIGHRGRRLASRLGMAAIRAAENAGIENFWLEVIEGNTGAERLYRKMGFGVTRKLDCYRLDHPSPDRSSCELSNFGTVANVIQRYSTWKPSWQNATESLYGAQLTPFLHGKGGVIIDAGGLVHQIAASEPSALEDLLAAAATVGSLTLVNVDSADNALCSLVQKLEAHRFIVQSEMCLSLPNVS, encoded by the coding sequence ATGACACGAATTGTTTCGTTTTCCGGATCCGGCCTTGACCTGGGTGCTCTGCATTGCGCCATGCTTGCTGCGTTTTCTGACTATATCGTTCCGTTGCAACCAGATGCAGACACGTTCAAAGTGGCGCTGAGCTCGAGAGGTTTTGACCCCGAGGCGTCCTTCGTCGCCGTTGAAGATGATGAAGTCATCGGGTTTTGGAACGTCGCGACGCGGAACACCAAACGGTATTTGATAGGCAGCGGAACACGGATTGGCCACAGAGGCCGGAGATTGGCGTCTCGTTTGGGTATGGCGGCGATACGTGCGGCGGAGAATGCCGGAATCGAGAACTTTTGGCTTGAGGTTATCGAGGGAAACACAGGCGCTGAACGTCTTTATCGGAAGATGGGATTTGGTGTGACCAGGAAGCTCGACTGCTATCGGCTTGATCATCCGTCTCCTGATCGATCCTCATGCGAATTGTCGAATTTCGGCACCGTTGCCAATGTCATTCAGCGGTATTCGACCTGGAAGCCATCTTGGCAAAACGCGACGGAATCCCTTTACGGTGCACAGCTGACGCCCTTCCTACATGGAAAAGGCGGAGTCATAATCGACGCAGGTGGCCTCGTGCATCAGATTGCCGCCAGCGAGCCCTCGGCTTTGGAAGACCTCCTCGCTGCGGCAGCCACAGTCGGCTCGCTGACATTGGTCAATGTCGATTCCGCTGACAACGCCTTGTGTTCTCTTGTGCAGAAGCTTGAGGCTCATCGCTTTATCGTTCAGTCTGAAATGTGCCTGTCCTTGCCAAACGTCTCCTAG
- a CDS encoding pyridoxal phosphate-dependent decarboxylase family protein — MVTAAQEAVAYRAGLNSSTVKPELRPAAFASQFDTTLPQQGASASSVIGNLIATASKGLQGHASPRFFGYVCGGSMPVGAAADFLVTSWGQNAASSWESPSAAVIEQTVCQWCLELLGLPLESGVGIVSGATVANTQGIIAARDTLLKRQGWDVYENGLFGAPDVPVFIGDAAHSAPMAGIRYAGLGLGRATRLAADDQGRILIDALRAALATCKNPPLVILQAGQINTGAFDPFAEAIPLIHEAGGWVHVDGAFGLWAHAVPELRDRLAGVDRADSWAVDLHKWLNAPYDAGLCIVRDRADLVSAMSARGDYLPEIGETWEPSESTLELSRRARGIPSYAIIKHLGAKGVRAMIAHHCALATYLADRLAAEADITIMNDVVLNQVAIACETDEKTTTVLKRIQEKALVYPSHGVWLGRQIIRVSIINHATDYADIDILIDEILETSRGV, encoded by the coding sequence ATGGTGACAGCCGCGCAAGAGGCCGTGGCATATCGTGCTGGCCTCAACTCATCTACGGTCAAGCCGGAGTTGAGACCTGCCGCTTTCGCATCACAGTTCGACACAACACTTCCCCAACAAGGCGCATCTGCATCATCTGTGATCGGCAACTTGATAGCCACTGCTAGCAAGGGTCTCCAAGGTCATGCATCCCCACGGTTTTTCGGCTATGTTTGCGGTGGATCTATGCCCGTTGGGGCGGCAGCGGATTTCCTTGTGACGTCGTGGGGACAGAACGCGGCTTCTTCATGGGAAAGTCCGTCTGCAGCTGTCATCGAACAGACAGTGTGCCAATGGTGTCTAGAGCTTCTTGGCTTGCCTTTGGAGAGTGGGGTCGGAATTGTTTCAGGGGCCACGGTGGCAAATACCCAAGGTATAATTGCCGCGCGGGACACACTGCTGAAACGACAGGGATGGGACGTTTATGAAAATGGTCTCTTCGGTGCGCCTGACGTTCCTGTCTTCATCGGTGATGCGGCCCATTCTGCGCCAATGGCTGGCATACGCTACGCTGGGCTCGGGCTTGGTCGCGCGACACGCCTTGCAGCAGATGATCAGGGCCGTATTCTGATCGACGCGCTTAGGGCAGCGCTGGCGACCTGCAAAAATCCTCCGCTAGTTATTCTTCAGGCGGGGCAAATTAACACCGGTGCTTTCGACCCGTTCGCGGAGGCTATCCCGTTGATCCACGAGGCAGGTGGCTGGGTGCATGTGGACGGTGCGTTCGGACTGTGGGCACATGCTGTGCCCGAATTGCGGGATCGTCTAGCAGGTGTAGATCGCGCAGACAGCTGGGCCGTCGATCTGCATAAATGGCTTAACGCGCCTTATGACGCAGGGCTTTGCATCGTGCGCGACCGCGCTGACCTCGTCTCCGCGATGAGCGCGCGCGGAGACTATTTGCCGGAGATTGGAGAGACTTGGGAGCCAAGTGAATCAACCCTCGAGCTCAGCCGTCGCGCGCGAGGCATTCCAAGTTATGCCATCATTAAGCATCTGGGCGCCAAAGGTGTTCGCGCGATGATCGCGCATCATTGTGCATTAGCGACATACCTGGCGGATCGATTGGCCGCTGAGGCCGACATCACGATAATGAATGACGTTGTGCTCAATCAGGTGGCCATAGCCTGCGAGACCGACGAAAAGACGACGACGGTGTTAAAGAGGATTCAAGAGAAGGCACTGGTCTATCCCAGTCATGGTGTTTGGCTGGGCCGTCAGATTATCCGTGTTTCGATCATCAACCATGCAACAGATTACGCCGATATCGACATTCTAATCGATGAAATTTTAGAGACGTCTAGAGGCGTTTGA
- a CDS encoding tyrosine-type recombinase/integrase: MPRVQLPAVTPKHKAWNKGRIIGQKRPLLPKQVWAIRARLELAGYLRDLALFNVAIDSKLRGCDLVTLAVTDLVKDNRVRERVSVIQSKTKKPVQFELTENTRDSVIAWARSLEMIGSRFMFPSRFHDRPHISTRQYGRLVRDWVTAIGLEPSGYGTHSMRRTKAAEIYRKTGNLRAVQLLLGHTKVDSTVRYLGVELEDALSIAERIDI, translated from the coding sequence ATGCCAAGAGTCCAACTTCCCGCAGTCACCCCAAAACACAAAGCATGGAACAAAGGGCGGATAATAGGTCAGAAACGACCGCTGCTTCCCAAACAAGTGTGGGCAATACGTGCCCGGCTCGAACTTGCAGGTTATCTTCGCGACCTTGCGCTGTTTAACGTCGCAATTGATAGCAAACTTCGGGGTTGCGATCTGGTCACTCTCGCCGTAACGGATTTGGTGAAGGACAATCGCGTGCGTGAACGGGTGTCAGTGATCCAAAGCAAAACCAAAAAACCAGTTCAGTTTGAACTGACTGAAAACACGAGGGATAGCGTCATTGCATGGGCAAGATCACTCGAGATGATCGGAAGCCGCTTTATGTTCCCGAGCCGTTTTCATGACCGTCCGCATATCTCAACACGACAATATGGTCGACTTGTGCGTGACTGGGTGACAGCGATTGGTCTGGAACCCAGCGGATACGGCACACACTCGATGCGCCGCACCAAAGCTGCGGAGATTTACCGCAAAACGGGCAACCTTCGCGCCGTGCAGCTTTTGCTTGGCCACACGAAGGTAGATAGCACGGTGCGTTATCTGGGCGTTGAGCTGGAAGATGCGTTAAGCATTGCAGAACGGATCGACATCTGA
- a CDS encoding helix-turn-helix domain-containing protein, giving the protein MHTDGTIALSAACLGIALAGVMSALRSVQDRHARFYLMLVFGVFGGIVSTPLVFAFAPSMYGFYLPVVLVLLLVLSPAVFFYVSAKTTDLQPSTIRRRDIVLPVVGGMVMLGYWLQPAQAKTAMFIAGELPAGFAPATLVLSTFILIFCWVGSSCLYLFATLRRLRDYRSKLRSLYSNLDDRELRWLDWFVVSLVALWAATAFTFVADNTGFDQVVVKELIYVLTACLLLFVVAFASIAPPEAEIEGPAPSNDPSEPKYARSALTDAYAEQLARRIRSAMTQDALYLDPNLSLQKLSRHVGALPNQISQTLNEQIGSTFFDFIAHHRIEAAKPLIAKGLANSLTVSLDVGFNSRSTFYKAFKRETGMTPKGFREAAVRSKE; this is encoded by the coding sequence ATGCATACCGATGGAACCATTGCCCTTTCTGCTGCCTGCTTGGGCATCGCGCTGGCAGGCGTGATGTCCGCGCTCCGTAGCGTTCAAGACAGGCATGCGCGTTTTTATCTCATGTTGGTCTTTGGCGTATTCGGCGGTATCGTTTCCACACCACTTGTGTTTGCCTTCGCCCCATCGATGTACGGCTTTTACTTACCGGTAGTTTTGGTGCTGCTGCTCGTTCTGTCGCCCGCAGTATTCTTCTACGTGTCTGCAAAGACGACCGACCTCCAGCCTTCGACGATACGTCGGCGCGACATCGTTTTGCCTGTCGTAGGCGGCATGGTCATGCTCGGCTACTGGTTGCAGCCAGCCCAAGCCAAAACTGCGATGTTTATCGCGGGTGAACTGCCAGCGGGGTTTGCACCTGCAACGCTTGTTCTGTCCACGTTCATCCTGATTTTCTGTTGGGTGGGTTCATCTTGTTTATATCTCTTCGCGACACTTAGACGATTGCGCGACTACCGGTCTAAACTGCGGTCGCTTTATTCCAATCTGGACGACCGCGAATTGCGTTGGCTCGACTGGTTTGTGGTGTCTCTTGTTGCTTTATGGGCTGCGACCGCATTCACATTTGTTGCTGATAATACAGGGTTCGATCAGGTCGTCGTTAAGGAGCTTATCTACGTCCTGACGGCCTGCCTGCTGTTGTTCGTTGTGGCCTTTGCATCGATTGCACCACCAGAAGCGGAGATCGAAGGTCCGGCGCCGTCAAATGACCCGTCAGAGCCAAAGTATGCGCGATCTGCTTTGACAGACGCATACGCGGAACAGCTTGCGAGGCGGATTAGATCAGCGATGACACAGGATGCGTTGTATCTTGATCCGAACCTTTCTTTGCAAAAACTATCCCGCCATGTGGGCGCATTGCCTAATCAGATTTCCCAAACGCTCAATGAACAAATCGGGTCAACGTTCTTCGACTTTATCGCGCATCACCGGATTGAGGCTGCCAAACCGCTCATTGCTAAGGGATTGGCAAACTCATTGACGGTCTCGTTGGATGTCGGTTTCAACTCGCGTTCAACGTTTTACAAAGCGTTCAAACGGGAAACAGGCATGACGCCCAAAGGGTTTCGAGAGGCAGCGGTGCGGTCTAAGGAGTGA
- a CDS encoding MipA/OmpV family protein, with translation MVSAPSFLGSGETSVYALPNISVAIGDRLDVSLLDGVSYDVYKDDNLTAGAALTYDFGREDIPSDHALLLSSAPNSEIAGLGDIEETAEVGAYIEYIYGNMLATLEIRKGVDGGHDGIVGDVDVTYNAPVEIFGKQSVISFGPKASFSDDSYASTFFDVSAAQSAASGISEYDADGGLMSYGLHASAYVPLNQNVALVGFAAFDQLTGDVGDSSIVQERGSDEQVTAGLLINYTF, from the coding sequence GTGGTCTCTGCGCCATCGTTCCTTGGCAGTGGCGAGACTTCGGTCTACGCGCTCCCAAATATCTCGGTTGCCATTGGCGACCGCCTAGATGTCTCCTTGCTCGATGGGGTGTCATATGATGTCTACAAGGACGACAATCTTACCGCAGGGGCAGCCTTAACATATGATTTTGGCCGCGAAGATATCCCTTCCGACCACGCGCTGTTGCTGTCCAGCGCCCCAAATTCAGAGATCGCTGGACTGGGTGACATTGAAGAGACCGCCGAAGTCGGTGCATACATCGAATACATCTACGGGAACATGCTAGCCACGCTTGAGATACGCAAAGGTGTCGACGGCGGACATGACGGGATCGTTGGAGACGTTGATGTCACTTACAACGCGCCCGTCGAGATCTTCGGCAAGCAATCTGTCATCTCTTTTGGCCCGAAGGCCAGTTTCTCAGATGACAGCTATGCAAGCACTTTCTTTGATGTCTCCGCCGCACAATCCGCAGCCTCCGGCATCAGTGAATATGATGCAGACGGTGGTCTCATGTCGTACGGTTTGCATGCGTCCGCTTACGTGCCTCTCAATCAGAATGTAGCACTTGTTGGATTTGCGGCGTTTGACCAACTCACTGGAGACGTGGGCGACTCTTCGATTGTGCAAGAGCGCGGGTCAGATGAGCAGGTGACCGCCGGGCTTTTGATCAACTACACCTTTTGA
- a CDS encoding DUF4386 family protein, translating to MTNALKQRIIGLCILLAFPLFGGGQAMLGTELHGLGLFLCLINSLVVILAGFMMRSVMATSAPRSGDIYFGTRIVEGLFLGLSVLGVHGSFLGLTMTSNTLYQIAMTVLGLGSLPMCRWLIGSNFVPKWLETSGFVGYLCLVAAMGAAAYGAETASVALLLPGAVFEVSFGLFLALRGRKYVRQSL from the coding sequence ATGACAAACGCTCTAAAACAACGGATTATTGGCCTTTGTATTCTGTTAGCATTTCCGCTTTTCGGCGGCGGACAAGCGATGTTGGGCACCGAGTTACACGGGCTTGGCCTATTCTTGTGTCTGATCAATTCGCTCGTTGTGATTTTAGCCGGGTTCATGATGCGTTCGGTCATGGCAACATCTGCGCCACGAAGCGGAGACATCTATTTTGGTACCCGTATCGTTGAGGGCTTGTTCTTGGGACTAAGCGTCTTGGGTGTTCATGGGAGTTTCCTGGGTCTGACGATGACCAGCAACACCCTCTACCAGATTGCGATGACTGTGCTTGGCCTCGGCAGCTTGCCGATGTGTCGCTGGCTGATCGGTTCAAATTTCGTACCGAAGTGGCTCGAAACATCGGGTTTTGTAGGATATCTATGTCTCGTTGCCGCGATGGGCGCCGCGGCATACGGCGCCGAGACGGCGTCGGTGGCACTGTTGCTGCCAGGAGCCGTATTCGAGGTCTCGTTTGGTCTTTTTCTCGCTCTGCGAGGCCGGAAGTATGTGCGGCAAAGTCTATAG
- a CDS encoding VOC family protein, which yields MKMNYFVVGTNDMAAAKTFYNALFAQSGLQSMSPSDRMTYWLGADFAFAAAKPFDEMPATNGNGTMVGFCVGGEEDVRRMYALAIELGGTCEGAPHQRGPKFSAYVRDLDGNKICLSD from the coding sequence ATGAAAATGAACTACTTTGTTGTAGGAACGAACGACATGGCCGCTGCAAAAACCTTCTACAACGCGCTCTTTGCGCAGTCGGGCCTTCAAAGCATGTCACCCTCAGACAGAATGACTTACTGGCTTGGTGCGGATTTTGCCTTCGCTGCGGCCAAACCCTTTGATGAAATGCCTGCGACCAACGGTAACGGAACAATGGTTGGGTTTTGTGTTGGCGGCGAAGAGGATGTCAGGAGAATGTACGCTTTGGCCATAGAGCTCGGGGGCACCTGCGAGGGAGCGCCGCACCAGCGTGGGCCCAAGTTCTCTGCTTATGTCCGGGATCTGGATGGAAACAAAATATGTCTCTCTGATTAG
- a CDS encoding helix-turn-helix transcriptional regulator, which yields MARTNAQDRLRRLELLAVQLKQDAHCTVKDLAQQHDVSARTIARDLALMRDQGMQIDADRGRGGGVRLDRNWGVGRMNLTYAEAVDLLISIAVAEQMNSPMLLANLASVRRQLVASFSPEKRNKVNRLKSRILIGVTASTYVQAGAKAPPKRVVQAVHQAFVDQKVLELRYQREDGAISDRQIEPQYLLLKYPIWYVVAIDRLTDEPRTFRCDRMLEASMCEARFKLLSKEAFQPSLVVDDQSL from the coding sequence ATGGCACGGACGAATGCGCAAGACAGGCTGAGACGATTGGAGTTGCTTGCAGTTCAGCTCAAGCAGGATGCACATTGTACGGTCAAAGATCTGGCGCAACAGCATGATGTCAGCGCACGCACGATCGCGCGCGATCTGGCGCTTATGCGGGACCAAGGCATGCAGATCGACGCAGATCGCGGACGTGGAGGCGGTGTGCGCCTTGACCGAAACTGGGGCGTTGGTCGAATGAACCTGACATATGCCGAGGCGGTCGATCTCCTTATCAGCATCGCAGTTGCGGAGCAGATGAACTCACCGATGTTGCTAGCGAACCTCGCATCGGTAAGACGGCAGCTAGTGGCTTCGTTCTCGCCCGAGAAACGCAATAAGGTGAACCGGCTCAAGTCCCGTATCTTGATAGGTGTCACGGCATCGACTTATGTTCAGGCCGGCGCCAAGGCCCCACCAAAAAGGGTTGTGCAAGCCGTGCATCAGGCCTTTGTCGATCAAAAGGTATTGGAGCTTCGTTATCAACGAGAAGACGGTGCCATCTCCGACCGGCAAATCGAGCCGCAGTATCTGTTGTTGAAATATCCTATTTGGTACGTCGTTGCGATCGATCGTCTGACAGACGAACCAAGGACATTTCGGTGCGATCGGATGCTTGAGGCTTCAATGTGCGAAGCGCGTTTCAAGCTCCTGTCGAAAGAAGCGTTCCAACCCTCGTTGGTCGTTGATGACCAGTCGCTGTGA
- the trpS gene encoding tryptophan--tRNA ligase encodes MTKPVILTGDRTTGPLHIGHYAGSLANRLAYQDSHEQFLLLADTQALTDNAHNPEKVRRSVMEVALDYLAVGIDPTRTTICLQSHLPALAELSMLYLNFVTVSRLERNPTIKDEIRTRGFGRDIPAGFLCYPAAQAADITAFKATVVPVGDDQAPLIEQTNEIVRRINSTANRKVLPEAVAVIPKAGRLPGIDGKAKMSKSGGNAIPLSASPDQISAAVKAMFTDPNHLRVEDPGQVEGNVVFAYLDAFDEDKNAVEELTAKYQRGGLGDGVVKKRLDGILQELLAPIRTRRAQLSKDPAYVLDVIRKGTEIARDRTNATKREVVEHLGLFRL; translated from the coding sequence ATGACCAAACCAGTCATTCTTACCGGAGACCGCACGACGGGGCCTCTTCATATCGGCCACTACGCAGGTTCGCTTGCAAACCGTTTGGCGTACCAAGACAGTCATGAGCAATTTTTGCTTCTGGCGGATACTCAAGCACTAACCGATAACGCTCATAATCCTGAGAAGGTACGACGCAGCGTGATGGAAGTTGCTCTTGATTATCTTGCTGTCGGCATCGATCCAACGCGCACGACAATCTGCCTGCAATCGCATCTACCAGCGCTTGCGGAACTGTCGATGCTGTATCTCAACTTCGTCACTGTATCCCGCCTAGAACGCAATCCAACGATTAAAGATGAAATCCGGACGCGTGGATTTGGCCGTGATATACCTGCGGGCTTTCTATGCTACCCGGCGGCACAAGCCGCTGATATCACTGCATTCAAAGCAACCGTGGTCCCAGTGGGCGACGACCAAGCGCCACTCATAGAACAGACCAATGAGATAGTGCGTCGGATCAATTCCACCGCTAACCGAAAGGTACTTCCCGAGGCCGTCGCTGTTATCCCAAAGGCCGGACGGCTACCCGGCATCGACGGCAAAGCGAAGATGTCTAAATCAGGTGGCAACGCTATTCCACTTTCGGCATCGCCAGATCAAATCAGCGCCGCCGTCAAAGCGATGTTTACCGATCCGAACCATTTGCGCGTCGAAGACCCCGGCCAGGTCGAAGGCAATGTTGTCTTCGCGTATCTGGACGCGTTTGATGAAGACAAGAACGCTGTTGAAGAGCTGACGGCAAAGTACCAGCGAGGCGGGCTTGGCGACGGAGTGGTTAAAAAACGACTGGACGGCATACTGCAAGAGCTGCTTGCTCCTATTCGGACGCGAAGAGCGCAACTGTCGAAAGACCCCGCCTATGTCTTAGACGTTATTAGAAAAGGTACGGAGATTGCACGAGACCGAACAAACGCTACCAAACGCGAAGTTGTCGAACACCTTGGGTTGTTCAGGCTTTGA
- a CDS encoding DUF4345 family protein, with protein sequence MDILNIIFAILSIGLGCFGWLAPRYTMGALDIHAGDTTMGMSEVRASAGALFVGMGVGALWLGTPEAYLMLGFCWAGAATGRLTSVIVDGATRQKWTYFAVEAVVGLAAIGVNLG encoded by the coding sequence ATGGACATTCTCAATATCATCTTCGCCATCCTGAGCATCGGTCTGGGCTGTTTTGGCTGGCTGGCCCCGCGCTATACGATGGGCGCATTGGACATCCACGCAGGTGACACCACGATGGGTATGTCCGAAGTACGCGCCTCGGCTGGCGCGCTCTTTGTGGGCATGGGGGTGGGCGCGCTGTGGCTGGGTACGCCAGAGGCCTATCTGATGCTCGGCTTTTGCTGGGCTGGTGCGGCCACGGGGCGGTTGACGTCCGTTATCGTGGACGGCGCGACACGGCAGAAGTGGACGTATTTTGCAGTGGAAGCCGTGGTTGGATTGGCGGCGATTGGTGTGAACCTAGGATAA
- the hemN gene encoding oxygen-independent coproporphyrinogen III oxidase: MEHLDTLRRMGLFDARVPRYTSYPPATAFTPAQGADFQVSCLQALDPATPVSVYIHIPFCERLCWFCACRTQGTTTLKPVAHYLDVLKDELELLRATLPAGVTMGQMHWGGGTPTILPPDMIRALAQAVKDVIPPAPDFSFSVEIDPTLVDDAKIAALAEMGMTRASIGIQDFASDVQEAIGRKQSYAQTRACVDSLRAAGITSLNADLVYGLPFQTREKLANTIAKVRALDPDRIALFGYAHVPNFSKRQKLIPDASLPGEEDRYHLARQAAAAFTGSGYEAIGIDHFAKPADSLAIAARTGHLRRNFQGYTDDTCPTLIGIGASSISQFAQGYVQNASATAAYIERVAAHQLSGHRGYAMTAADRLRATAINMLMCDFEIDLEVLDQHPDAAQLIPIHDAVARDFAGMVVKVGSRLRITPEGRPLTRIIAQRYDGFAGIAAQYSQAS, from the coding sequence ATGGAACATCTTGATACACTCCGCCGCATGGGCCTTTTTGATGCCCGCGTCCCCCGCTACACCAGCTATCCGCCGGCGACTGCGTTCACCCCTGCCCAAGGCGCTGACTTTCAGGTCAGCTGCCTGCAAGCGCTTGATCCGGCAACGCCCGTTTCGGTGTATATCCACATCCCCTTTTGCGAACGGCTTTGCTGGTTTTGTGCCTGCCGGACCCAAGGGACGACCACGCTGAAACCTGTGGCGCATTATCTGGACGTTCTCAAAGACGAGCTTGAGCTTTTGCGCGCGACCCTGCCTGCGGGCGTCACAATGGGGCAGATGCATTGGGGCGGTGGCACGCCGACAATTCTGCCGCCCGACATGATCCGCGCATTGGCGCAAGCGGTCAAAGACGTCATTCCCCCCGCGCCTGACTTTAGCTTTTCGGTCGAGATTGACCCGACGCTGGTTGATGACGCCAAGATTGCAGCTTTGGCAGAAATGGGCATGACCCGCGCCAGTATCGGCATTCAGGATTTCGCAAGCGACGTCCAAGAGGCGATCGGGCGCAAGCAAAGCTATGCACAAACCCGCGCCTGTGTGGATAGTCTGCGCGCTGCAGGGATCACATCATTGAACGCCGATCTGGTTTACGGCCTGCCGTTTCAGACCCGCGAAAAGCTGGCCAATACCATCGCCAAGGTCCGCGCGCTGGACCCTGATCGTATTGCGCTTTTTGGCTATGCCCATGTGCCCAACTTCTCCAAACGGCAAAAACTGATCCCGGACGCATCCCTGCCCGGCGAAGAAGACCGCTATCATCTGGCCCGCCAAGCCGCCGCCGCCTTTACCGGCAGCGGCTATGAGGCCATCGGGATCGACCATTTCGCCAAGCCCGCCGACAGCCTTGCCATTGCGGCACGCACCGGCCACCTGCGCCGCAACTTCCAAGGTTACACCGATGACACCTGCCCGACGCTTATCGGGATCGGGGCGTCGTCGATTTCGCAATTCGCACAAGGCTATGTGCAGAACGCCTCGGCGACTGCCGCCTATATCGAACGTGTCGCGGCGCATCAGCTCTCGGGGCACCGCGGCTATGCAATGACCGCCGCAGACCGCCTGCGGGCTACGGCGATCAACATGCTGATGTGCGACTTTGAAATTGATCTTGAGGTGCTGGACCAGCACCCCGATGCCGCACAACTGATCCCGATCCATGATGCCGTCGCCCGCGATTTCGCAGGCATGGTGGTCAAAGTCGGCTCCCGCCTGCGCATCACTCCAGAGGGCCGCCCGCTGACCCGCATCATTGCGCAACGCTATGACGGATTTGCCGGGATCGCCGCACAATATTCACAGGCTTCTTAG
- a CDS encoding SCO family protein, with amino-acid sequence MKAAIFGTVTLAAAAALGVYSWQAQNTPAPCGDTAVAGSAIGGPFELVSETGETVTDVDVITKPTLVYFGYTFCPDVCPLDSARNAQAAYMLEEQGIDLGTVFISVDPQRDTVEVVRDFTDNFHEDMIGLTGSPEQVKAASQAYKTYYRAIEGDPEYYLVDHSTQTYLMFPETGFATFFRRDSSAEEIAEISACFIDQNS; translated from the coding sequence ATGAAAGCCGCGATCTTCGGAACCGTCACACTCGCCGCCGCCGCCGCACTTGGCGTCTATTCATGGCAGGCCCAAAACACACCGGCCCCTTGCGGTGATACAGCCGTCGCTGGCAGCGCGATTGGCGGCCCCTTTGAACTGGTCTCCGAGACCGGCGAAACGGTTACGGACGTCGATGTCATCACCAAACCGACACTCGTGTATTTCGGCTATACTTTCTGCCCCGATGTCTGCCCGCTGGATTCGGCACGCAACGCCCAAGCCGCCTATATGTTGGAAGAGCAAGGTATTGATCTGGGCACGGTCTTTATCTCGGTTGATCCGCAACGTGACACCGTCGAAGTGGTCCGCGATTTCACCGACAACTTTCACGAAGACATGATCGGCCTGACAGGATCACCCGAGCAGGTCAAAGCGGCCAGCCAAGCGTATAAGACCTACTACCGCGCCATTGAGGGCGACCCGGAATACTATCTCGTCGATCATTCAACCCAGACCTATCTGATGTTCCCCGAGACGGGGTTTGCCACCTTCTTTCGCCGCGACTCGTCAGCGGAAGAAATCGCGGAAATCTCGGCCTGTTTCATAGATCAAAACAGCTAG
- a CDS encoding FadR/GntR family transcriptional regulator yields the protein MKIDPQSPADLSAQIAKAIRDAIISGALPVDERLPSEAELSEQFDVSRPTVREALKRLAAQSLIRTQRGATGGAFVNRLRFEDAYGQQITTSTLLLSMNDVSFATACEARYALERACAPLSALRRSADHLATMRAETHRQAQPGLTDEAFCASDVAFHRALVDAAGNPVLSYQLAGAVEAMQPLMNMITFSARSREKIIGFHTLIADAIDARDGQAADLQLAALAAYTQELAQNVIAERQAQRG from the coding sequence ATGAAAATTGACCCGCAAAGCCCCGCAGACCTCTCTGCCCAGATCGCCAAAGCCATCCGCGATGCGATCATCTCTGGCGCTTTGCCGGTGGATGAACGCCTGCCGTCCGAGGCAGAACTGTCCGAGCAATTCGACGTGTCGCGCCCGACGGTGCGCGAGGCGCTGAAACGGCTTGCGGCGCAATCGCTGATCCGCACCCAACGCGGGGCCACCGGCGGGGCCTTTGTGAACCGCTTGCGGTTTGAGGATGCCTACGGGCAACAAATCACCACATCAACCTTGCTGCTCTCGATGAATGACGTCAGCTTTGCGACGGCCTGCGAAGCGCGCTATGCGCTGGAACGGGCCTGTGCGCCGCTTTCGGCTCTGCGACGCAGCGCCGATCACCTAGCGACAATGCGGGCCGAAACCCATCGGCAAGCCCAACCGGGCCTGACGGATGAGGCATTCTGCGCGTCAGATGTGGCCTTTCACCGCGCCTTGGTCGATGCGGCGGGCAATCCGGTGCTGTCGTACCAACTGGCCGGTGCGGTCGAGGCGATGCAGCCCTTGATGAACATGATCACCTTCAGCGCACGTTCGCGCGAAAAGATCATCGGCTTTCACACGCTGATCGCCGACGCCATCGACGCGCGCGATGGGCAAGCTGCGGATCTGCAACTGGCGGCTTTGGCGGCTTATACCCAAGAACTGGCACAGAACGTGATTGCAGAACGGCAGGCACAGCGCGGTTAA